One window from the genome of Oryctolagus cuniculus chromosome 1, mOryCun1.1, whole genome shotgun sequence encodes:
- the LOC100353727 gene encoding spermatogenesis-associated protein 31D1 isoform X1, with protein MEQVLLFLKSHAEPWQSFSSVYLDAVPSCIFLIVMGLLLLYLCYLLLPTKHRSRTKRKRKGGTFTGWRSHKREVEERRKLSSILKSPLGHHHDSTPFRHMLCPEPSCEVCNRTTAEIQQLLSQGSLQHAALSQCFSPSSDSMIESSVSLTSDLLAIAPGDPIPPPVPEPSPSPCSTLSTNLDTSFEDLTSSSNLGDFLPPEPTPGLDFSFPGGHFPTQPLGILPPPPCPGQETDPVLQGEVTVTLGDSVCGLPTHEPKTKATQSPDMATSEIWPQGHTKHLHISNWAQGDAKQNNLGLHSSRPSIEIDPAVNLPGSLLLLSPDTLELLERQVRKRGDFLIHEEKEKTAGPFPKQHRPDVPLHSPGKMLESISVKHDLAVSLPFWSSEDKPQELQMIQQPVSPKMFEVHLQRKCIQLTWGQPALNHDFLYPAGLVSSGCSSTLIVFSSMQDSSTDQEPPAFPDPPPLSEPEIQAQPLLQAMPQPQPQILTEDQPQSFLLNLPPSPVPQCNSCGVHFLGLPNEAEALMPSEIQHLEHHLLTKKQESLWDIPSVVLLSQKDFCPPAPNLSLTSQSSKACIPICILSGDFSLHSEIREKLEHHLRKRLIQHRWGLPRRVQESLSLINPQTDIPETSESMGNKRRSGVCLFTGQKSTDAMDLEFRKPGNFYERTSEMLPLEKHVRKSQGPVLKSGLYDHLINDAKKSSDMSPWSVSERESHMVNLSGHSSRVSGMSVNQKQLENALKAHLSKKVMQINDSQIPMSVYNSWYSIKQPLPLPEKSYNQEEHKDLAQLVSLDSNINTSSEISFLCSSKLKTLEDHIKSFRKRIMWGLPKKILESIEIFKTKGNPSQCSCHSNFPSSSNFISEVDSQGRVSKPIRRSSRSSQGDKLETTVSGPSLDFTVPVTSPVCKERLREMRQIPCDISQEPVGNIQGFQDCRQHFLSCTNGIIDKAKQKPPKLTNRSRPMLPTRQDGDIPESYAKKESSTNRTERLQSKNMQNSEHFPTYIMYREIFKAKELCSPPSPRSKTLKTNEPKSSPVIGVTLEKTQTTLTTKHPPPTLSKPGDPELSDLKNRMLCELKLKLANRDCSQVHSHPTDMPLASENLKPKPVLTHTQGIYPGHTAPSQVLHVHIDNTRIRREQMQEPCVPVCAFWKDQDKNLPAASKTVSPPEPKPEELGGGDAGLGPSQPRRRIHAAQGRTLKDTLESKYSPSQPLKGQPPAESHFRKRMKHFLQWIWPSRRCERQNRFLEQGRSLSSEQSMGPGKNQATCIGNTEVQSVKPASGKVPGKKLGHDHGTGKTCHQVPLSTQVKFSKTEQQAELQMGAAPVQGHPFNHRVTSCKGTSTKSCRQEAAFAGQSYPARNTHMKHRDREPKKVVPFRDQLWCQRYPSAVSQREPVPHPSPTCRCQVGQVP; from the exons ATGGAGCAGGTTCTCTTGTTTCTAAAGAGCCACGCTGAGCCCTGGCAAAGCTTCAGCTCCGTGTACTTAGATGCTGTCCCCAGCTGCATCTTTCTGATTGTGATGGGGCTGCTGCTTCTCTACCTTTGCTACCTGCTGTTACCAACCAAG CATCGGAGCAGaaccaagaggaagaggaaaggtgGAACATTTACAG gttGGAGATCTCACAAGAGAGAAGtagaggagagaaggaagctgTCTTCCATTCTGAAAAG TCCCCTGGGCCACCACCATGACAGCACACCCTTCCGTCACATGTTGTGTCCAGAGCCCTCCTGTGAGGTGTGTAATAGAACAACAGCAGAGATCCAGCAGCTGCTGTCCCAGGGGTCCCTGCAACATGCTGCTCTCTCTCAGTGTTTTTCACCATCCTCTGATTCTATGATCGAGTCCTCAGTAAGTCTCACCTCTGACCTCTTGGCAATAGCTCCAGGAGACCCAATTCCACCCCCTGTGCCTGAGCCTTCTCCATCTCCCTGTTCAACTCTCTCAACTAACCTGGACACCTCCTTTGAAGACTTAACTTCCTCCTCAAATCTTGGTGACTTTCTGCCTCCAGAGCCTACTCCTGGCTTGGATTTCTCATTCCCAGGGGGACATTTTCCAACACAACCGCTTGGCATTCTCCCTCCTCCACCTTGTCCAGGCCAGGAAACAGATCCTGTTCTCCAAGGAGAAGTCACAGTGACTCTGGGGGACAGCGTTTGTGGGTTGCCCACCCATGAGCCAAAAACCAAAGCCACTCAATCTCCTGACATGGCAACATCAGAAATCTGGCCTCAAGGTCATACCAAGCACTTACACATCTCAAACTGGGCACAAGGAGATGCCAAGCAGAATAATCTTGGCCTCCATTCATCCAGGCCATCCATTGAGATTGATCCTGCAGTCAACCTTCCAGGGAGTCTGTTACTTCTCAGTCCAGATACCCTGGAACTCCTAGAGAGACAAGTCAGAAAGAGGGGTGATTTCTTGATACAcgaggaaaaggaaaagacagcAGGACCTTTTCCAAAACAACACAGGCCAGATGTCCCACTTCATTCTCCAGGGAAAATGCTAGAGTCAATTTCTGTCAAGCATGACTTGGCAGTCTCCCTTCCTTTTTGGAGCAGTGAGGACAAACCACAGGAGCTGCAGATGATTCAGCAGCCAGTATCTCCTAAGATGTTTGAGGTCCATCTACAGAGGAAATGTATCCAACTCACCTGGGGTCAACCAGCTCTGAACCATGACTTCCTTTACCCTGCTGGCCTTGTCTCAAGTGGTTGTTCTTCAACCCTAATCGTCTTCAGTAGTATGCAGGACAGCTCCACAGACCAGGAACCCCCAGCGTTTCCAGATCCCCCACCTCTGTCTGAGCCTGAGATCCAAGCTCAACCCCTGCTGCAAGCCatgccccaaccccagccccaaaTTCTCACTGAAGACCAACCTCAATCCTTTCTCCTGAACCTGCCACCCTCTCCTGTACCTCAGTGTAACTCCTGTGGTGTACATTTCCTTGGACTCCCAAATGAGGCAGAGGCTCTCATGCCATCTGAAATCCAACACTTGGAACACCACTTATTGACAAAAAAGCAGGAAAGTTTGTGGGATATACCCTCAGTGGTTCTTTTGTCTCAGAAAGACTTTTGTCCCCCTGCTCCCAACCTATCCTTGACAAGCCAGTCTTCCAAGGCTTGCATTCCAATCTGCATTCTTAGTGGAGATTTTTCCCTTCACAGTGAGATTCGGGAGAAACTAGAGCACCACCTTCGGAAGAGGCTAATCCAACATCGGTGGGGCCTTCCCCGCAGGGTCCAAGAGTCTCTGTCATTGATTAACCCTCAGACAGACATTCCTGAGACATCTGAATCAATGGGCAATAAGAGACGCTCAGGAGTGTGTTTGTTTACAGGTCAGAAGAGCACAGATGCAATGGATTTGGAATTCAGAAAACCTGGAAATTTCTATGAAAGGACCTCAGAAATGCTTCCTCTAGAAAAACATGTGAGGAAGTCCCAGGGCCCTGTTTTGAAGAGTGGTTTATATGATCATCTAATTAATGATGCAAAGAAATCTTCAGATATGAGTCCGTGGTCTGTCTCTGAGAGAGAAAGTCACATGGTAAATCTTTCTGGACATAGTTCAAGAGTCTCAGGGATGAGTGTAAATCAGAAACAACTTGAAAATGCCTTGAAAGCCCATTTGAGCAAGAAAGTTATGCAAATCAATGACAGTCAGATCCCTATGAGTGTATATAATTCATGGTATTCTATCAAACAACCATTGCCTCTCCCTGAGAAGTCATATAACCAAGAGGAACACAAAGACTTGGCTCAATTGGTGAGTTTAGACAGTAATATCAATACCTCCTCTGAGATTTCCTTCCTCTGTTCCAGCAAGCTAAAGACATTGGAAGACCATATCAAAAGTTTTCGCAAAAGGATAATGTGGGGACTTCCCAAAAAAATCCTTGAAtccatagaaatttttaaaacaaaagggaaCCCATCCCAGTGCAGTTGTCATTCAAACTTTCCCTCCTCAAGTAACTTTATCTCTGAGGTTGATTCCCAAGGTAGAGTCTCCAAGCccatcagaagaagctccagatctTCACAGGGAGACAAGTTGGAAACAACAGTCTCTGGCCCCAGTCTGGATTTCACTGTCCCTGTCACCTCACCTGTATGCAAGGAAAGACTGAGGGAAATGAGACAAATACCCTGTGATATCTCTCAGGAGCCAGTAGGTAACATTCAGGGGTTTCAGGATTGCAGACAGCATTTTCTGTCTTGCACAAATGGCATCATtgacaaagcaaaacagaaacctCCCAAATTAACAAATAGAAGTAGACCGATGCTGCCCACAAGGCAGGACGGGGATATACCGGAATCATATGCTAAGAAAGAGAGCTCTACAAATAGAACTGAAAGGCTTCAGAGCAAAAATATGCAGAATTCAGAACATTTTCCCACATATATCATGTACAGGGAGATATTCAAGGCAAAGGAACTCTGTTCTCCCCCATCTCCACGTAGTAAAACCTTGAAAACCAATGAGCCAAAAAGCTCCCCAGTAATAGGTGTGACTTTGGAAAAAACACAAACTACCCTGACAACTAAACATCCTCCACCAACACTATCCAAACCTGGAGATCCTGAACTGTCAGACCTTAAAAATCGTATGCTTTGTGAGTTAAAGTTGAAGTTGGCTAACAGAGATTGTAGCCAGGTCCATAGCCATCCCACTGACATGCCTCTGGCCTCAGAGAACTTGAAACCCAAGCCTGTTCTGACACATACCCAAGGCATCTACCCTGGACACACAGCCCCTTCCCAGGTGCTGCATGTCCATATCGACAACACAAGGATAAGGAGGGAGCAGATGCAGgagccctgtgtccctgtgtgtgcctTTTGGAAGGACCAGGATAAGAATCTCCCAGCAGCTTCCAAGACAGTAAGCCCTCCAGAACCCAAACCAGAAGAGCTTGGTGGAGGAGATGCAGGCTTAGGGCCATCCCAACCCAGAAGGAGGATCCATGCTGCTCAGGGTAGGACATTAAAGGACACGCTTGAGAGCAAATATTCCCCATCCCAGCCACTGAAGGGGCAGCCCCCTGCTGAAAGCCATTTCAGAAAACGGATGAAGCACTTTCTGCAGTGGATTTGGCCTAGCAGAAGATGTGAAAGGCAAAATCGTTTCCTGGAACAGGGACGTTCCCTGTCATCTGAGCAGAGCATGGGCCCAGGTAAAAATCAAGCCACCTGCATCGGGAACACTGAGGTTCAATCAGTGAAGCCAGCTAGTGGGAAGGTTCCAGGGAAGAAGCTGGGGCATGATCACGGAACAGGTAAGACCTGCCACCAAGTGCCCCTTTCGACCCAGGTCAAGTTTAGCAAAACTGAGCAGCAGGCAGAATTGCAGATGGGGGCAGCACCTGTCCAGGGCCATCCCTTCAATCACAGGGTCACTTCCTGTAAAGGGACAAGTACCAAGTCCTGCCGCCAAGAAGCTGCATTTGCTGGCCAGAGTTATCCTGCAAGGAATACACAcatgaaacacagagacagagagcccaAGAAAGTTGTGCCATTCAGGGACCAGCTATGGTGTCAGAGGTACCCCTCAGCTGTGTCCCAGAGGGAACCTGTGCCACATCCAAGCCCGACCTGCAGGTGTCAGGTTGGCCAAGTGCCGTGA
- the LOC100353727 gene encoding spermatogenesis-associated protein 31D3 isoform X3, which translates to MEQVLLFLKSHAEPWQSFSSVYLDAVPSCIFLIVMGLLLLYLCYLLLPTKHRSRTKRKRKGGTFTGWRSHKREVEERRKLSSILKSPLGHHHDSTPFRHMLCPEPSCEVCNRTTAEIQQLLSQGSLQHAALSQCFSPSSDSMIESSVRRAQMQWIWNSENLEISMKGPQKCFL; encoded by the exons ATGGAGCAGGTTCTCTTGTTTCTAAAGAGCCACGCTGAGCCCTGGCAAAGCTTCAGCTCCGTGTACTTAGATGCTGTCCCCAGCTGCATCTTTCTGATTGTGATGGGGCTGCTGCTTCTCTACCTTTGCTACCTGCTGTTACCAACCAAG CATCGGAGCAGaaccaagaggaagaggaaaggtgGAACATTTACAG gttGGAGATCTCACAAGAGAGAAGtagaggagagaaggaagctgTCTTCCATTCTGAAAAG TCCCCTGGGCCACCACCATGACAGCACACCCTTCCGTCACATGTTGTGTCCAGAGCCCTCCTGTGAGGTGTGTAATAGAACAACAGCAGAGATCCAGCAGCTGCTGTCCCAGGGGTCCCTGCAACATGCTGCTCTCTCTCAGTGTTTTTCACCATCCTCTGATTCTATGATCGAGTCCTCA GTCAGAAGAGCACAGATGCAATGGATTTGGAATTCAGAAAACCTGGAAATTTCTATGAAAGGACCTCAGAAATGCTTCCTCTAG
- the LOC100353727 gene encoding spermatogenesis-associated protein 31D1 isoform X2: MLCPEPSCEVCNRTTAEIQQLLSQGSLQHAALSQCFSPSSDSMIESSVSLTSDLLAIAPGDPIPPPVPEPSPSPCSTLSTNLDTSFEDLTSSSNLGDFLPPEPTPGLDFSFPGGHFPTQPLGILPPPPCPGQETDPVLQGEVTVTLGDSVCGLPTHEPKTKATQSPDMATSEIWPQGHTKHLHISNWAQGDAKQNNLGLHSSRPSIEIDPAVNLPGSLLLLSPDTLELLERQVRKRGDFLIHEEKEKTAGPFPKQHRPDVPLHSPGKMLESISVKHDLAVSLPFWSSEDKPQELQMIQQPVSPKMFEVHLQRKCIQLTWGQPALNHDFLYPAGLVSSGCSSTLIVFSSMQDSSTDQEPPAFPDPPPLSEPEIQAQPLLQAMPQPQPQILTEDQPQSFLLNLPPSPVPQCNSCGVHFLGLPNEAEALMPSEIQHLEHHLLTKKQESLWDIPSVVLLSQKDFCPPAPNLSLTSQSSKACIPICILSGDFSLHSEIREKLEHHLRKRLIQHRWGLPRRVQESLSLINPQTDIPETSESMGNKRRSGVCLFTGQKSTDAMDLEFRKPGNFYERTSEMLPLEKHVRKSQGPVLKSGLYDHLINDAKKSSDMSPWSVSERESHMVNLSGHSSRVSGMSVNQKQLENALKAHLSKKVMQINDSQIPMSVYNSWYSIKQPLPLPEKSYNQEEHKDLAQLVSLDSNINTSSEISFLCSSKLKTLEDHIKSFRKRIMWGLPKKILESIEIFKTKGNPSQCSCHSNFPSSSNFISEVDSQGRVSKPIRRSSRSSQGDKLETTVSGPSLDFTVPVTSPVCKERLREMRQIPCDISQEPVGNIQGFQDCRQHFLSCTNGIIDKAKQKPPKLTNRSRPMLPTRQDGDIPESYAKKESSTNRTERLQSKNMQNSEHFPTYIMYREIFKAKELCSPPSPRSKTLKTNEPKSSPVIGVTLEKTQTTLTTKHPPPTLSKPGDPELSDLKNRMLCELKLKLANRDCSQVHSHPTDMPLASENLKPKPVLTHTQGIYPGHTAPSQVLHVHIDNTRIRREQMQEPCVPVCAFWKDQDKNLPAASKTVSPPEPKPEELGGGDAGLGPSQPRRRIHAAQGRTLKDTLESKYSPSQPLKGQPPAESHFRKRMKHFLQWIWPSRRCERQNRFLEQGRSLSSEQSMGPGKNQATCIGNTEVQSVKPASGKVPGKKLGHDHGTGKTCHQVPLSTQVKFSKTEQQAELQMGAAPVQGHPFNHRVTSCKGTSTKSCRQEAAFAGQSYPARNTHMKHRDREPKKVVPFRDQLWCQRYPSAVSQREPVPHPSPTCRCQVGQVP; the protein is encoded by the coding sequence ATGTTGTGTCCAGAGCCCTCCTGTGAGGTGTGTAATAGAACAACAGCAGAGATCCAGCAGCTGCTGTCCCAGGGGTCCCTGCAACATGCTGCTCTCTCTCAGTGTTTTTCACCATCCTCTGATTCTATGATCGAGTCCTCAGTAAGTCTCACCTCTGACCTCTTGGCAATAGCTCCAGGAGACCCAATTCCACCCCCTGTGCCTGAGCCTTCTCCATCTCCCTGTTCAACTCTCTCAACTAACCTGGACACCTCCTTTGAAGACTTAACTTCCTCCTCAAATCTTGGTGACTTTCTGCCTCCAGAGCCTACTCCTGGCTTGGATTTCTCATTCCCAGGGGGACATTTTCCAACACAACCGCTTGGCATTCTCCCTCCTCCACCTTGTCCAGGCCAGGAAACAGATCCTGTTCTCCAAGGAGAAGTCACAGTGACTCTGGGGGACAGCGTTTGTGGGTTGCCCACCCATGAGCCAAAAACCAAAGCCACTCAATCTCCTGACATGGCAACATCAGAAATCTGGCCTCAAGGTCATACCAAGCACTTACACATCTCAAACTGGGCACAAGGAGATGCCAAGCAGAATAATCTTGGCCTCCATTCATCCAGGCCATCCATTGAGATTGATCCTGCAGTCAACCTTCCAGGGAGTCTGTTACTTCTCAGTCCAGATACCCTGGAACTCCTAGAGAGACAAGTCAGAAAGAGGGGTGATTTCTTGATACAcgaggaaaaggaaaagacagcAGGACCTTTTCCAAAACAACACAGGCCAGATGTCCCACTTCATTCTCCAGGGAAAATGCTAGAGTCAATTTCTGTCAAGCATGACTTGGCAGTCTCCCTTCCTTTTTGGAGCAGTGAGGACAAACCACAGGAGCTGCAGATGATTCAGCAGCCAGTATCTCCTAAGATGTTTGAGGTCCATCTACAGAGGAAATGTATCCAACTCACCTGGGGTCAACCAGCTCTGAACCATGACTTCCTTTACCCTGCTGGCCTTGTCTCAAGTGGTTGTTCTTCAACCCTAATCGTCTTCAGTAGTATGCAGGACAGCTCCACAGACCAGGAACCCCCAGCGTTTCCAGATCCCCCACCTCTGTCTGAGCCTGAGATCCAAGCTCAACCCCTGCTGCAAGCCatgccccaaccccagccccaaaTTCTCACTGAAGACCAACCTCAATCCTTTCTCCTGAACCTGCCACCCTCTCCTGTACCTCAGTGTAACTCCTGTGGTGTACATTTCCTTGGACTCCCAAATGAGGCAGAGGCTCTCATGCCATCTGAAATCCAACACTTGGAACACCACTTATTGACAAAAAAGCAGGAAAGTTTGTGGGATATACCCTCAGTGGTTCTTTTGTCTCAGAAAGACTTTTGTCCCCCTGCTCCCAACCTATCCTTGACAAGCCAGTCTTCCAAGGCTTGCATTCCAATCTGCATTCTTAGTGGAGATTTTTCCCTTCACAGTGAGATTCGGGAGAAACTAGAGCACCACCTTCGGAAGAGGCTAATCCAACATCGGTGGGGCCTTCCCCGCAGGGTCCAAGAGTCTCTGTCATTGATTAACCCTCAGACAGACATTCCTGAGACATCTGAATCAATGGGCAATAAGAGACGCTCAGGAGTGTGTTTGTTTACAGGTCAGAAGAGCACAGATGCAATGGATTTGGAATTCAGAAAACCTGGAAATTTCTATGAAAGGACCTCAGAAATGCTTCCTCTAGAAAAACATGTGAGGAAGTCCCAGGGCCCTGTTTTGAAGAGTGGTTTATATGATCATCTAATTAATGATGCAAAGAAATCTTCAGATATGAGTCCGTGGTCTGTCTCTGAGAGAGAAAGTCACATGGTAAATCTTTCTGGACATAGTTCAAGAGTCTCAGGGATGAGTGTAAATCAGAAACAACTTGAAAATGCCTTGAAAGCCCATTTGAGCAAGAAAGTTATGCAAATCAATGACAGTCAGATCCCTATGAGTGTATATAATTCATGGTATTCTATCAAACAACCATTGCCTCTCCCTGAGAAGTCATATAACCAAGAGGAACACAAAGACTTGGCTCAATTGGTGAGTTTAGACAGTAATATCAATACCTCCTCTGAGATTTCCTTCCTCTGTTCCAGCAAGCTAAAGACATTGGAAGACCATATCAAAAGTTTTCGCAAAAGGATAATGTGGGGACTTCCCAAAAAAATCCTTGAAtccatagaaatttttaaaacaaaagggaaCCCATCCCAGTGCAGTTGTCATTCAAACTTTCCCTCCTCAAGTAACTTTATCTCTGAGGTTGATTCCCAAGGTAGAGTCTCCAAGCccatcagaagaagctccagatctTCACAGGGAGACAAGTTGGAAACAACAGTCTCTGGCCCCAGTCTGGATTTCACTGTCCCTGTCACCTCACCTGTATGCAAGGAAAGACTGAGGGAAATGAGACAAATACCCTGTGATATCTCTCAGGAGCCAGTAGGTAACATTCAGGGGTTTCAGGATTGCAGACAGCATTTTCTGTCTTGCACAAATGGCATCATtgacaaagcaaaacagaaacctCCCAAATTAACAAATAGAAGTAGACCGATGCTGCCCACAAGGCAGGACGGGGATATACCGGAATCATATGCTAAGAAAGAGAGCTCTACAAATAGAACTGAAAGGCTTCAGAGCAAAAATATGCAGAATTCAGAACATTTTCCCACATATATCATGTACAGGGAGATATTCAAGGCAAAGGAACTCTGTTCTCCCCCATCTCCACGTAGTAAAACCTTGAAAACCAATGAGCCAAAAAGCTCCCCAGTAATAGGTGTGACTTTGGAAAAAACACAAACTACCCTGACAACTAAACATCCTCCACCAACACTATCCAAACCTGGAGATCCTGAACTGTCAGACCTTAAAAATCGTATGCTTTGTGAGTTAAAGTTGAAGTTGGCTAACAGAGATTGTAGCCAGGTCCATAGCCATCCCACTGACATGCCTCTGGCCTCAGAGAACTTGAAACCCAAGCCTGTTCTGACACATACCCAAGGCATCTACCCTGGACACACAGCCCCTTCCCAGGTGCTGCATGTCCATATCGACAACACAAGGATAAGGAGGGAGCAGATGCAGgagccctgtgtccctgtgtgtgcctTTTGGAAGGACCAGGATAAGAATCTCCCAGCAGCTTCCAAGACAGTAAGCCCTCCAGAACCCAAACCAGAAGAGCTTGGTGGAGGAGATGCAGGCTTAGGGCCATCCCAACCCAGAAGGAGGATCCATGCTGCTCAGGGTAGGACATTAAAGGACACGCTTGAGAGCAAATATTCCCCATCCCAGCCACTGAAGGGGCAGCCCCCTGCTGAAAGCCATTTCAGAAAACGGATGAAGCACTTTCTGCAGTGGATTTGGCCTAGCAGAAGATGTGAAAGGCAAAATCGTTTCCTGGAACAGGGACGTTCCCTGTCATCTGAGCAGAGCATGGGCCCAGGTAAAAATCAAGCCACCTGCATCGGGAACACTGAGGTTCAATCAGTGAAGCCAGCTAGTGGGAAGGTTCCAGGGAAGAAGCTGGGGCATGATCACGGAACAGGTAAGACCTGCCACCAAGTGCCCCTTTCGACCCAGGTCAAGTTTAGCAAAACTGAGCAGCAGGCAGAATTGCAGATGGGGGCAGCACCTGTCCAGGGCCATCCCTTCAATCACAGGGTCACTTCCTGTAAAGGGACAAGTACCAAGTCCTGCCGCCAAGAAGCTGCATTTGCTGGCCAGAGTTATCCTGCAAGGAATACACAcatgaaacacagagacagagagcccaAGAAAGTTGTGCCATTCAGGGACCAGCTATGGTGTCAGAGGTACCCCTCAGCTGTGTCCCAGAGGGAACCTGTGCCACATCCAAGCCCGACCTGCAGGTGTCAGGTTGGCCAAGTGCCGTGA